A single Penaeus vannamei isolate JL-2024 chromosome 22, ASM4276789v1, whole genome shotgun sequence DNA region contains:
- the LOC113802951 gene encoding uncharacterized protein, whose translation MKRLLLLVAIFALVVADDDNDETDGVEGRSRSKAESGKKESRFFGGLGGFDPVGGLGGGFGLGGGLGGLDGGFGVNPALGGGFGFNPALAGGFGVNPAFGGVNPAFTPVAPPSTCRYWCRTPEGQAYCCENINQPQSAAGVVKPGFCPPVRPVCPLRSFQPPFTCSNDGACGGIDKCCFDRCLGEHVCKAPLGIGR comes from the coding sequence ATGAAGAGACTTTTGTTGCTGGTCGCGATTTTCGCCCTCGTGGTTGCTGACGACGACAATGACGAAACAGATGGCGTCGAGGGTCGTTCCAGAAGCAAAGCTGAGTCGGGCAAGAAGGAATCCAGATTCTTTGGAGGATTAGGAGGTTTTGATCCCGTtggaggattgggaggaggatTTGGATTGGGTGGAGGTCTTGGAGGATTGGATGGAGGATTTGGAGTTAACCCAGCACTTGGAGGAGGATTCGGATTCAACCCAGCTCTTGCAGGCGGATTTGGAGTAAACCCTGCCTTCGGAGGAGTAAATCCTGCATTCACTCCTGTGGCTCCTCCCTCCACATGCCGCTACTGGTGCAGGACACCCGAAGGTCAGGCCTACTGCTGTGAGAACATCAACCAGCCACAGAGTGCTGCCGGTGTAGTCAAACCGGGATTCTGTCCCCCCGTTCGTCCAGTGTGTCCTCTTAGGAGCTTCCAGCCACCATTCACTTGCTCTAACGACGGCGCTTGCGGAGGCATCGACAAGTGTTGCTTCGACAGGTGTCTCGGCGAGCACGTGTGCAAGGCTCCTCTGGGAATCGGACGATAG
- the LOC113802950 gene encoding uncharacterized protein — MKRLLLLVAIFALVVADDDNDETDGVEGRSRSKAESGKKESRFFGGLGGFDPVGGLGGGFGLGGGLGGLDGGFGVNPTLGGGFGFNPALAGGFGVNPAFGGVNPAFTPVAPPSTCRYWCRTPEGQAYCCENINQPQSAAGVVKPGFCPPVRPVCPLRSFQPPFTCSNDGACGGIDKCCFDRCLGEHVCKAPLGIGR; from the coding sequence CTGACGACGACAATGACGAAACAGATGGCGTCGAGGGTCGTTCCAGAAGCAAAGCTGAGTCGGGAAAGAAGGAATCCAGATTCTTTGGAGGATTAGGAGGTTTTGATCCCGTtggaggattgggaggaggatTTGGATTGGGTGGAGGTCTTGGAGGATTGGATGGAGGATTTGGAGTTAACCCAACACTTGGAGGAGGATTTGGATTCAACCCAGCTCTTGCAGGCGGATTTGGAGTAAACCCTGCCTTCGGAGGAGTAAATCCTGCATTCACTCCTGTGGCTCCTCCCTCCACATGCCGCTACTGGTGCAGGACACCCGAAGGTCAGGCCTACTGCTGTGAGAACATCAACCAGCCACAGAGTGCTGCCGGTGTAGTCAAACCGGGATTCTGTCCCCCCGTTCGTCCAGTGTGTCCTCTTAGGAGCTTCCAGCCACCATTCACTTGCTCTAACGACGGCGCTTGCGGAGGCATCGACAAGTGTTGCTTCGACAGGTGTCTCGGCGAGCACGTGTGCAAGGCTCCTCTGGGAATCGGACGATAG
- the LOC138865732 gene encoding uncharacterized protein, whose product TTQFGLGGGLGGLDGGFGVNPALGGGFGFNPALAGGFGVNPAFGGVNPAFTPVAPPSTCRYWCRTPEGQAYCCENINQPQSAAGVVKPGFCPPVRPVCPLRSFQPPFTCSNDGACGGIDKCCFDRCLGEHVCKAPLGISVGDRYPQCHPPSRGIRTLTAIARNLCN is encoded by the exons ACAACGCAATTTGGATTGGGTGGAGGTCTTGGAGGATTGGATGGAGGATTTGGAGTTAACCCAGCACTTGGAGGAGGATTTGGATTCAACCCAGCTCTTGCAGGCGGATTTGGAGTAAACCCTGCCTTCGGAGGAGTAAATCCTGCATTCACTCCTGTGGCTCCTCCCTCCACATGCCGTTACTGGTGCAGGACACCCGAGGGTCAGGCCTACTGCTGTGAGAACATCAACCAGCCACAGAGTGCTGCCGGTGTAGTCAAACCGGGATTCTGTCCCCCCGTTCGTCCAGTGTGTCCTCTTAGGAGCTTCCAGCCACCATTCACTTGCTCTAACGACGGCGCTTGCGGAGGCATCGACAAGTGTTGCTTCGACAGGTGTCTCGGCGAGCACGTGTGCAAGGCTCCTCTGGGCATCTCTGTTGGTGATAGGTATCCTCAGTGTCATCCTCCTTCTCGGG ggattcgaaccctcaccgccattgcaaggaacttgtgcaactag